One window from the genome of Carnobacteriaceae bacterium zg-84 encodes:
- a CDS encoding helix-turn-helix domain-containing protein — MLKIKKIGQKIKKLRIQKNLTREEMCDCEKNLSVRQLTRIETGKSLPSLLTLSYIAEKLNISLSILIDEHTTILPEEYYDLKKRIIQLHTLQHKEKTQEKEYLFKQIYTHFFDSLTTEEQLSIDILQKEMQIVTTKDFSVGKAILEEHFDHVKRKRTYSFNDLLIIDIFFLSILAEVNDFHIYKYYINKFKQNLLNHECYYHSEYYIIQKCFFALLGIIMQYDDFSDFYLCLNKLKEILTYTHDIEKKPIINMLEAKYFIYKKDFKLAKNFYTSAIKGAQYLNDTPLEEKILLEMKKDLKLM, encoded by the coding sequence ATGTTAAAAATAAAGAAAATAGGGCAAAAAATCAAAAAATTACGTATTCAGAAAAATTTAACACGAGAAGAAATGTGTGATTGTGAAAAAAACTTAAGTGTACGTCAATTAACGCGTATTGAAACTGGTAAATCTTTACCCTCTTTATTAACTCTTTCTTATATTGCAGAAAAATTAAATATCTCTCTAAGTATACTCATTGATGAGCATACAACTATTCTTCCAGAAGAATACTACGATTTGAAAAAAAGAATTATACAACTACATACTTTACAACACAAAGAAAAAACACAAGAAAAAGAATATTTATTTAAACAAATCTATACTCATTTTTTTGATAGCTTAACCACAGAAGAACAATTATCAATTGATATACTTCAAAAAGAAATGCAAATTGTGACAACAAAAGATTTTTCGGTGGGTAAAGCTATTTTAGAAGAACATTTTGACCATGTCAAAAGAAAAAGAACATATTCATTCAATGATTTATTGATTATTGATATTTTCTTTTTAAGTATCTTAGCTGAAGTAAATGATTTTCATATCTATAAATATTATATTAATAAGTTTAAACAGAATCTTTTAAATCATGAGTGCTATTATCATTCTGAATATTACATTATACAAAAATGTTTCTTTGCATTGCTTGGTATTATTATGCAGTATGATGACTTTTCAGACTTTTATCTATGTCTGAATAAGCTTAAAGAAATACTTACTTATACACATGATATAGAGAAAAAGCCAATTATTAATATGTTAGAAGCAAAATATTTTATTTACAAGAAAGATTTTAAACTTGCAAAAAATTTCTATACGTCTGCCATAAAAGGTGCTCAATATCTCAATGATACACCTCTTGAAGAAAAAATTTTACTTGAAATGAAAAAAGATTTAAAACTCATGTAA
- a CDS encoding helix-turn-helix domain-containing protein gives MVEKNKLPIMIDTFRKEQDMTLEDIGKKINKSKSAISRWIKGDRSPMIEDLERLADIFQTDIHTLLYGKKTVTVSKTTAELIKVVKQLSDKEQKKTLDFIDNLIAQRTITITLHPINVVEALAAGVGYNYGNNDTITLYTDRDDLKPYDVASAVSGDSMEPLLHNHDVVLIKKNSDFINGEIYAIDYDGKSYVKKVYFEKDTLVLVSLNEKYDNIIIPRHSDDAYLNIVGRVVDWFTPVQV, from the coding sequence ATGGTTGAAAAAAATAAACTGCCTATTATGATTGATACATTTCGAAAAGAACAAGATATGACTTTAGAAGATATTGGCAAAAAAATCAATAAATCAAAATCAGCCATTTCAAGATGGATTAAAGGTGATAGAAGCCCGATGATAGAAGATTTAGAACGACTAGCTGATATTTTCCAGACAGATATACATACTCTACTATATGGAAAAAAAACAGTTACCGTGTCAAAAACAACGGCTGAACTTATTAAAGTTGTGAAACAACTGTCTGATAAAGAACAAAAGAAAACACTTGATTTTATTGATAATCTTATCGCACAAAGAACAATAACAATTACGCTTCATCCAATAAACGTTGTTGAAGCTCTTGCCGCAGGTGTTGGATACAACTATGGAAACAACGATACAATCACTCTTTATACAGATAGAGATGATTTAAAACCATACGATGTGGCGAGTGCTGTTTCTGGTGATAGTATGGAACCTTTATTGCATAATCATGATGTCGTTCTTATTAAGAAAAATAGTGATTTTATCAACGGGGAAATTTATGCCATTGATTATGACGGTAAATCATACGTTAAAAAAGTGTATTTTGAAAAAGATACTCTTGTTTTAGTATCCTTAAACGAAAAATATGACAATATTATCATTCCTCGACACTCTGACGATGCGTACTTAAATATCGTAGGTCGTGTTGTGGATTGGTTCACACCTGTTCAAGTATAA